From Theropithecus gelada isolate Dixy chromosome 5, Tgel_1.0, whole genome shotgun sequence:
GATGAGATTGTCACCAGACTGTTGAGTGACTGGTGACTGTTGTGACTCTGCCGGCTGCCCATCTGCCCTCTTTCTAAGGTAGGCGATGAAGATGGAGACGATCTGTGATGAGATCTGATGGGCAGAGTGCCATTTATGGTAGGCACCAATGTGATGTCCCCTTTGTGAATCTGCCGGGATGGCCTTTTTGGGTGGTGCTGGTAAGTTGATTCGGCCACCCTGCAGTTATAAGATCTAGTGTCTTTCTTCTCACGGTTGCACCTAGTTGCAAATAGCACCATAATAACCAACAACACTGCACAAATTgctcctaaggaaataattattatCATGGAGACATCCAAGGATGCCTGGCTTACTGAAGTCATTGCTGTACTTGTCACTGACTCTGCATATTCAAAGATCATGCACTTCAGAAGGACTTTGGTATGTAGCTGAGGATTGCCTTTGTCCTGAATGATAACTGACAGCTCCCATTCTGTGTAGGGAACAGAATCCATGCTGACGTTGGTATGGATGTCACATGATCGTGGATCAATTATGAAGATATTCTCCTCATTACCTGCTACTATGGCGCAGCTGAGTTCAGCATTCACACCAGAGTCTCTGTCAATTGCCCTTATTCTTGTGACATGAAAGCCACTTTCAGCCCCTTTGGGAATGGTGATTTCTGCCGTATTATTGCGCAATGCAGGCCCTATAACCACAGGAATGTTGTCATTTTCATCAATAATGGTGAGCACAACTGTGGTATTGCTTACCAGCTGCTTTGGGCTTCCTCCATCTCTCGCTTCTACCACAAAAGTGATCTGGCTCACTTCTTCGTGATCAAAGATTCTGAGGGCATAGATGGCTCCATTAGATGGGTCAATAGTTACATACGTAGTTATGGAACTTCCTAGAATAAAACTCTCCAAGATGGTGTATGTCACTTGCCCATTTTCTCCAAGATCAGGATCTGTGGCTGTAACAGTGGTGATATATGCCCCCGGCGAGTTATTTTCTGAAATTACAAATTCATATCGGCTTCTCTGGAAGTGGGGTGGATTGTCATTGATATCATTGATTTGAACTGTAAAATGTTTCACTGTAGAGAGACTGGGTGTCCCCTTGTCCTCAGCGATTACAGTCAAACTATATTCAGATCTCTTTTCTCTATCCAGTGTGGCATTGGTTAAgattaaataattgttttcataTGTCTTCTGAAGTTTAAAGTGACCATGTCCATGAAGCTTACAAACTATTTCTCCATTCAGCCCAGAATCCTTGTCCTGAACTCTGACCAAAGCAACAAATGTATCAATAGGATCCCCTTCAAAAATataagatatttcttcttttccagggGACATGAGGTTGATGTTAATTTCGGGTTTATTGTCATTAACATCCACAACCTTAATGATAATTTTGCAATGGGCTGGGATTGAATTTGGACCCAAATCTTGAGCCTGAACATCAATCTCATAGGATTTGGTGATTTCATAATCCACTTGCTTGAAAAGAGTCAAATGTCCTCTTTCGGAATCAATTTTAAAAGTCTCCATAATTTTGGGAGACACATGACTGCTGAAGGAATATACAATTTTCCCATTAGCGCCCTCATCTGGATCCGTGGCATTCAGATCTAAGAGCAAAGTGCCGACCGGGGAGTTTTCTAAGAGTTGTATTATATAAGATTGCTGCTCAAAAGCAGGGCTGTTGTCATTGGAGTCTGAAATGCTTATTTTTAGTATGGATGAGCCAGACCTCTGAGGTACTCCCATGTCTGAGGCAGTGAGCTGAAGCTCGTAGCTTGACTTCAGCTCCCGATCTAACTCTCTGACCACTATGAGTTCTGCATACTTGGCTCCATCAGTCCTGGTCCGAAcctcaatattaaaaaaatcattggtaGAGAGCGAGTATGTGTGGAGGGAATTTTCCCCAACATCTGGATCAAATGCACTGTCCAGGGGAATGCGAGTCCCAACTGCCGCACTCTCAGATATCTCAATAGGTATGATAGATCTTGAAAACTGAGGAGAATTGTCATTAATATCCAGCACTTCAACTTCAATATGGAAAAGCTGCAGATGCTCTGTGGGTAGAGTGATCACATCAAACTCTATGGAACAGTTCAAGTTTTTCTGGCATAGTTGTTCACGATCAATTGTAGCCCCAATGCTGATTTCCCCATTATCCTCATTTACTACAAGTAGAGGAGAATTTCCCCTCTGCATGGCTCGAAATCGAACAGTAGAAGGATTAGGTAGCTTCAATAAAACATCAGCCACATCCTCCGATAGTCTTGCAATTACTGATCCAACCCTCTGTTCCTCATAAATCCTGTATTTCAAATTCTTGCCCAGTACATCGCGGTTGAAAGATACTATCAGGAGTGCAAAAACAAACCTAAAGTGCATTTTAGCATTCATTTGGTGCATTGGTCAGTTTATGAGGTTTCCCTCACAGAGCAAGTTAAAACAGCAAAGCAATCCCCTCAACTTCCTTTGGCAACTTAAAGCTACATTTGGTACTTGAAACTTGAAAGCGTCTCTTAATAACACAGCACAGCAATTAACAGCTCGCAAACTTTTGTTTTATACACACCGTGTCACGACTTCCAGATACCTTCGGCATGGAGTCCAGTCCTTGCTTTAGTTTGGTCGTTCGTCCTCTTTCCAGGCAGAAGAGTGTCACCTCCGCGTTTTCGCCGTTGTGTAGTCGGAATCCATCTATTGCGGGGTGCCGGTGGAGTCTGCAGTGTGTCTTTCCTGAGAGATTCTTTCTCCCTTTCGCTGCTCGGCTGCAGACTAAACACCCGTGATTGCTGACTCCAGTCTAAAATCTGTACAACTTCACTTCAACTCAGACAAAGCTCTTGCCCAGCGTGTGTTGAATCGCTTCCAGCCAATCAGCGTGCTTCCAAATCAAAAACTGATGGAGTCACccaaggagggagggggagagcggagggtgggagagagaaagagactgagaaggaggaaggagggggcgGGGGCGcaaaggagagaaggggagacgggctggtgggggctgggggaggagatgGGAGCCAGTCCTTCCctgctccttccttcttcctccccactccccctccgCCTTTCAATCTACTGCATTCACTTTCTCTGAGCGTGCCATGACAAAGGGGAGAcaaattacagaagaaaaacttTAAGTCAACTTCTGGTCGCCTTTATTTATATGGCACGTTaaattgttcttgttttcttaattgCTCTTTCTTCTGCCACAGACGTGTAATCATCTTGCTTTTCATAGTCCTTAAGTGCTAGTTTAACTTAAAATACCTCTAAGTGCGTTTTGTTGGTGGAGGAATTTAATACAATTTGAAAACTTGCTTCTAATTATGCTTCTCAGACCgcctccttccccactccctctgTAAATACTTGGGCCTTGCTCCTTCTAGGAGCACAAGCAGATTGTCTTGGGGCTctgtttttaaagaacagaacGAGTAAAGaggtttcattttctgttttctttcatctttattcTTTGAAGATAAGAAAAGGGCTATCTTGCACTCTTGATTTCTCTTAATTGGCAAGACTTAAAGGAGCACCTCAGAATTTGGAACTAATTAACAATATAGCTCTACCTTGAATGACTTCTTCCCTTGAGTTTGGGCTAAACTGTAATATTTCTTTGTCCTGTACTtcaaaaaaaatcctatttatcTTGGGTAAAAGACACTGCAAGCTTTAGCATGCCAATTTCTACCAAAAGGCACTGCCTATACATGGCTAGTCTTCGCAGTGAATACTGGGGGGACATGGACTCAATAGTTTACAAgtcaaatttttataatatatgcattatattatACTTCATATACGtattttaaaaaccccaaagCTTGTTTACACTGATAAATCAAATGCCTGAGCTGAAAATTGCATTTTGTGTGCATCAAAATGCTAGGAAGTATCATGGGAGGCTTGTGCTCTATC
This genomic window contains:
- the PCDH18 gene encoding protocadherin-18 isoform X2 translates to MHQMNAKMHFRFVFALLIVSFNRDVLGKNLKYRIYEEQRVGSVIARLSEDVADVLLKLPNPSTVRFRAMQRGNSPLLVVNEDNGEISIGATIDREQLCQKNLNCSIEFDVITLPTEHLQLFHIEVEVLDINDNSPQFSRSIIPIEISESAAVGTRIPLDSAFDPDVGENSLHTYSLSTNDFFNIEVRTRTDGAKYAELIVVRELDRELKSSYELQLTASDMGVPQRSGSSILKISISDSNDNSPAFEQQSYIIQLLENSPVGTLLLDLNATDPDEGANGKIVYSFSSHVSPKIMETFKIDSERGHLTLFKQVDYEITKSYEIDVQAQDLGPNSIPAHCKIIIKVVDVNDNKPEININLMSPGKEEISYIFEGDPIDTFVALVRVQDKDSGLNGEIVCKLHGHGHFKLQKTYENNYLILTNATLDREKRSEYSLTVIAEDKGTPSLSTVKHFTVQINDINDNPPHFQRSRYEFVISENNSPGAYITTVTATDPDLGENGQVTYTILESFILGSSITTYVTIDPSNGAIYALRIFDHEEVSQITFVVEARDGGSPKQLVSNTTVVLTIIDENDNIPVVIGPALRNNTAEITIPKGAESGFHVTRIRAIDRDSGVNAELSCAIVAGNEENIFIIDPRSCDIHTNVSMDSVPYTEWELSVIIQDKGNPQLHTKVLLKCMIFEYAESVTSTAMTSVSQASLDVSMIIIISLGAICAVLLVIMVLFATRCNREKKDTRSYNCRVAESTYQHHPKRPSRQIHKGDITLVPTINGTLPIRSHHRSSPSSSPTLERGQMGSRQSHNSHQSLNSLVTISSNHVPENFSLELTHATPAVEVSQLLSMLHQGQYQPRPSFRGNKYSRSYRYALQDMDKFSLKDSGRGDSEAGDSDYDLGRDSPIDRLLGEGFSDLFLTDGRIPAAMRLCTEECRVLGHSDQCWMPPLPSPSSDYRSNMFIPGEEFPTQPQQQHPHQSLEDDAQPADSGEKKKSFSTFGKDSPNDEDTGDTSTSSLLSEMSSVFQRLLPPSLDTYSECSEVDRSNSLERRKGPLPAKTVGYPQGVAAWAASTHFQNPTNNCGPPLGTHSSVQPSSKWLPAMEEIPENYEEDDFDNVLNHLNDGKHELMDASELVAEINKLLQDVRQS
- the PCDH18 gene encoding protocadherin-18 isoform X4 — its product is MGVPQRSGSSILKISISDSNDNSPAFEQQSYIIQLLENSPVGTLLLDLNATDPDEGANGKIVYSFSSHVSPKIMETFKIDSERGHLTLFKQVDYEITKSYEIDVQAQDLGPNSIPAHCKIIIKVVDVNDNKPEININLMSPGKEEISYIFEGDPIDTFVALVRVQDKDSGLNGEIVCKLHGHGHFKLQKTYENNYLILTNATLDREKRSEYSLTVIAEDKGTPSLSTVKHFTVQINDINDNPPHFQRSRYEFVISENNSPGAYITTVTATDPDLGENGQVTYTILESFILGSSITTYVTIDPSNGAIYALRIFDHEEVSQITFVVEARDGGSPKQLVSNTTVVLTIIDENDNIPVVIGPALRNNTAEITIPKGAESGFHVTRIRAIDRDSGVNAELSCAIVAGNEENIFIIDPRSCDIHTNVSMDSVPYTEWELSVIIQDKGNPQLHTKVLLKCMIFEYAESVTSTAMTSVSQASLDVSMIIIISLGAICAVLLVIMVLFATRCNREKKDTRSYNCRVAESTYQHHPKRPSRQIHKGDITLVPTINGTLPIRSHHRSSPSSSPTLERGQMGSRQSHNSHQSLNSLVTISSNHVPENFSLELTHATPAVEQVSQLLSMLHQGQYQPRPSFRGNKYSRSYRYALQDMDKFSLKDSGRGDSEAGDSDYDLGRDSPIDRLLGEGFSDLFLTDGRIPAAMRLCTEECRVLGHSDQCWMPPLPSPSSDYRSNMFIPGEEFPTQPQQQHPHQSLEDDAQPADSGEKKKSFSTFGKDSPNDEDTGDTSTSSLLSEMSSVFQRLLPPSLDTYSECSEVDRSNSLERRKGPLPAKTVGYPQGVAAWAASTHFQNPTNNCGPPLGTHSSVQPSSKWLPAMEEIPENYEEDDFDNVLNHLNDGKHELMDASELVAEINKLLQDVRQS
- the PCDH18 gene encoding protocadherin-18 isoform X3, with protein sequence MHQMNAKMHFRFVFALLIVSFNRDVLGKNLKYRIYEEQRVGSVIARLSEDVADVLLKLPNPSTVRFRAMQRGNSPLLVVNEDNGEISIGATIDREQLCQKNLNCSIEFDVITLPTEHLQLFHIEVEVLDINDNSPQFSRSIIPIEISESAAVGTRIPLDSAFDPDVGENSLHTYSLSTNDFFNIEVRTRTDGAKYAELIVVRELDRELKSSYELQLTASDMGVPQRSGSSILKISISDSNDNSPAFEQQSYIIQLLENSPVGTLLLDLNATDPDEGANGKIVYSFSSHVSPKIMETFKIDSERGHLTLFKQVDYEITKSYEIDVQAQDLGPNSIPAHCKIIIKVVDVNDNKPEININLMSPGKEEISYIFEGDPIDTFVALVRVQDKDSGLNGEIVCKLHGHGHFKLQKTYENNYLILTNATLDREKRSEYSLTVIAEDKGTPSLSTVKHFTVQINDINDNPPHFQRSRYEFVISENNSPGAYITTVTATDPDLGENGQVTYTILESFILGSSITTYVTIDPSNGAIYALRIFDHEEVSQITFVVEARDGGSPKQLVSNTTVVLTIIDENDNIPVVIGPALRNNTAEITIPKGAESGFHVTRIRAIDRDSGVNAELSCAIVAGNEENIFIIDPRSCDIHTNVSMDSVPYTEWELSVIIQDKGNPQLHTKVLLKCMIFEYAESVTSTAMTSVSQASLDVSMIIIISLGAICAVLLVIMVLFATRCNREKKDTRSYNCRVAESTYQHHPKRPSRQIHKGDITLVPTINGTLPIRSHHRSSPSSSPTLERGQMGSRQSHNSHQSLNSLVTISSNHVPENFSLELTHATPAVEQVSQLLSMLHQGQYQPRPSFRGNKYSRSYRYALQDMDKFSLKDSGRGDSEAGDSDYDLGRDSPIDRLLGEGFSDLFLTDGRIPAVQL
- the PCDH18 gene encoding protocadherin-18 isoform X5, which translates into the protein MGVPQRSGSSILKISISDSNDNSPAFEQQSYIIQLLENSPVGTLLLDLNATDPDEGANGKIVYSFSSHVSPKIMETFKIDSERGHLTLFKQVDYEITKSYEIDVQAQDLGPNSIPAHCKIIIKVVDVNDNKPEININLMSPGKEEISYIFEGDPIDTFVALVRVQDKDSGLNGEIVCKLHGHGHFKLQKTYENNYLILTNATLDREKRSEYSLTVIAEDKGTPSLSTVKHFTVQINDINDNPPHFQRSRYEFVISENNSPGAYITTVTATDPDLGENGQVTYTILESFILGSSITTYVTIDPSNGAIYALRIFDHEEVSQITFVVEARDGGSPKQLVSNTTVVLTIIDENDNIPVVIGPALRNNTAEITIPKGAESGFHVTRIRAIDRDSGVNAELSCAIVAGNEENIFIIDPRSCDIHTNVSMDSVPYTEWELSVIIQDKGNPQLHTKVLLKCMIFEYAESVTSTAMTSVSQASLDVSMIIIISLGAICAVLLVIMVLFATRCNREKKDTRSYNCRVAESTYQHHPKRPSRQIHKGDITLVPTINGTLPIRSHHRSSPSSSPTLERGQMGSRQSHNSHQSLNSLVTISSNHVPENFSLELTHATPAVEVSQLLSMLHQGQYQPRPSFRGNKYSRSYRYALQDMDKFSLKDSGRGDSEAGDSDYDLGRDSPIDRLLGEGFSDLFLTDGRIPAAMRLCTEECRVLGHSDQCWMPPLPSPSSDYRSNMFIPGEEFPTQPQQQHPHQSLEDDAQPADSGEKKKSFSTFGKDSPNDEDTGDTSTSSLLSEMSSVFQRLLPPSLDTYSECSEVDRSNSLERRKGPLPAKTVGYPQGVAAWAASTHFQNPTNNCGPPLGTHSSVQPSSKWLPAMEEIPENYEEDDFDNVLNHLNDGKHELMDASELVAEINKLLQDVRQS
- the PCDH18 gene encoding protocadherin-18 isoform X1, encoding MHQMNAKMHFRFVFALLIVSFNRDVLGKNLKYRIYEEQRVGSVIARLSEDVADVLLKLPNPSTVRFRAMQRGNSPLLVVNEDNGEISIGATIDREQLCQKNLNCSIEFDVITLPTEHLQLFHIEVEVLDINDNSPQFSRSIIPIEISESAAVGTRIPLDSAFDPDVGENSLHTYSLSTNDFFNIEVRTRTDGAKYAELIVVRELDRELKSSYELQLTASDMGVPQRSGSSILKISISDSNDNSPAFEQQSYIIQLLENSPVGTLLLDLNATDPDEGANGKIVYSFSSHVSPKIMETFKIDSERGHLTLFKQVDYEITKSYEIDVQAQDLGPNSIPAHCKIIIKVVDVNDNKPEININLMSPGKEEISYIFEGDPIDTFVALVRVQDKDSGLNGEIVCKLHGHGHFKLQKTYENNYLILTNATLDREKRSEYSLTVIAEDKGTPSLSTVKHFTVQINDINDNPPHFQRSRYEFVISENNSPGAYITTVTATDPDLGENGQVTYTILESFILGSSITTYVTIDPSNGAIYALRIFDHEEVSQITFVVEARDGGSPKQLVSNTTVVLTIIDENDNIPVVIGPALRNNTAEITIPKGAESGFHVTRIRAIDRDSGVNAELSCAIVAGNEENIFIIDPRSCDIHTNVSMDSVPYTEWELSVIIQDKGNPQLHTKVLLKCMIFEYAESVTSTAMTSVSQASLDVSMIIIISLGAICAVLLVIMVLFATRCNREKKDTRSYNCRVAESTYQHHPKRPSRQIHKGDITLVPTINGTLPIRSHHRSSPSSSPTLERGQMGSRQSHNSHQSLNSLVTISSNHVPENFSLELTHATPAVEQVSQLLSMLHQGQYQPRPSFRGNKYSRSYRYALQDMDKFSLKDSGRGDSEAGDSDYDLGRDSPIDRLLGEGFSDLFLTDGRIPAAMRLCTEECRVLGHSDQCWMPPLPSPSSDYRSNMFIPGEEFPTQPQQQHPHQSLEDDAQPADSGEKKKSFSTFGKDSPNDEDTGDTSTSSLLSEMSSVFQRLLPPSLDTYSECSEVDRSNSLERRKGPLPAKTVGYPQGVAAWAASTHFQNPTNNCGPPLGTHSSVQPSSKWLPAMEEIPENYEEDDFDNVLNHLNDGKHELMDASELVAEINKLLQDVRQS